GCAGCCCTCCGCCTGCGCCGCAGCCAGGAAGTCCCGGTAGGTAGTGGTGTTCTGGGCGGGCAGGGGGACCCCGGGATGGTAGACGCTCCGCACCTCCAGCTGCTCCAGGACCTCGTCCGCTCCGCCTATGTGGTCCGCGTCTGGGTGGGTGAGTATGAACGCATCCAGCGCTGTCACCGATCTGCCTTGCAGGTAGGACAGCAGCGTCGAGTAGGACCTGGTGCCGGCGTCGATGAGGACGACCTTCCCGTCCGAGGTGGTGATCAGCTCGGCGTCGCCCTGGCCGACATCGATGAAGTCGACCCTAACGTTCTCCTGATAGCTGGTACCCTCGGGCAGAACGCGGAAGGTGAAGGTGACATTGCCGGCCGCGTGGCCTGGGTACGACATCTCCAGGTGCCATATGCCGGTCGCCAGCGGGCCGTCGGTATCCTGCACGGTGAGGTACTCCCCCTTGCTGACCGCGGAGTCGTTGTTGAGGTCGCGGAACAGCAGGTCTACGGTAGGAAGGACGTCCTCCATGAGGTAGGTGCCGTTCACCGGCCCCGCCGAGGAGGCGCCGCGGTCGCCGTGGCCCATGCCGGGGCCGTACAGCCGGAAGCTCAGGTCACCGACGCTCGGCTCCGGGGAGAGGTCCCCGAAGTAGATGCTCTGGGCGCTCTGGTTGACCCGAACGATGTCAGGAGCCGCCGGCGGACCGTCCGGCGGGGAGCCCAAGGGGCCTCCCAGCCTGACGTACGCGAACGCGGCCGCGCACAGCAGCATCACTGCGAAAAGCATCGCTACGACGATCCTAGTCCCTCTCTTCAGAGAACATCCCGCAGGCGCTCATGCCCTGCTGCGTCTTGAAGTTTTCCTGGGGTGAGAGCGGACCAGGCCCGGCATCAGAGATCGGTGCTCAGCTCGATCTTGGCGATCTTGGACCTCTCGCACTCCATTCGCGTCAGGGGAGGGAGCTTGCCCTTCATGGCCATGAGGTCCCCTGCCACCACCAATGCGCCTTCCACGCCCGCTATGGCTGTGACATCATCGAGAGCGGCCCTTAAGCTCTCCTCCGACCTGACGGTCACAAGGTTCCCCAGGCGGGTGGCGCAGGCGTCCGCCAGGGTGACGTTGGCGGAGATCACCGTGGCCGCGTCGGCGACGCCGAAGGAGATGGATGGTCCGATGGTCGCCGACGAGGTGCACATGCCGAAGACGCCCTCGCGAGGGGGCACAGCAAAGCCTATCCCCCTGACGTGTTCGCCGGCGTACAGGCCGATGCTGGCGCTCTCGTTCAAAAGCAGCGCGACGTCCCCGCCGTTGTCCACGATGGCCCGCTCCGCGCCGGCCTCGCACATATCCCGGACCGCTCTCTCGGCGATCGCGCCGGCCACGCTGGCCATGGGGCCGACCCCCGCGGACGCGGCCGCCTCGCACATTCTGACGATGAGGGGATCGGCGCCCTCCGGCGCGGGGTACGGCTCGAGGGTCAGCCGGAAAAGGGGGTCCTGCCGGATGAACCGCTGTATGGTCTGCCTCGAGCGGAAGATGGACGCTTCGGCCACCGGGACGAACTGCTCGTCCGCGACGATGGTGACCGCGGTCTCCCCGACCTCGAAGTGCTTCCGCATCAGACCTTTAGCCTCATGGCCCCCGGCGGGCAGGCGGTGATGCACATGCCGCAGGCGATGCACCGGTCCGAGCGGAACTCCACCTTCCAGGTGCCGCGGTCCAGCTCCATGGCCTCGGCGGGGCATATGGACACGCAGGCCCCGCAGTGAGTGCACCGGGTGTCGTCCTTGGTCACGAACTCGTTCAGCTCCCTGACTAGCACCCCCATGTCCTGGAGGTAGGCAACGCCCTTGCTGAGCTGGGCAGGGGTGCCCTCCACCTCGATCAGGAGCTGCCCCCCGTCCACCTTCACCTCCGCCTTGAGGATATTGAACTTGAGGTCGAACTCCTTGACCAGGGCGTAGGCCACCGGCTCGTTCGCTTTCTCGGGGGTGAAGCGCAGCTCCACCTTCTTCTTGGGCATTACAGCACCTCCTCTCGGGAGCGGACGTCCAGCGGCTTCTGGACCCGTTCCTTCGGCAGCACCTCCACCGGCGGGGTGAGGGTGAACTCCCTGTCCGCGATCATCTTCTTCAGCTTGTCGGCGATGATCCTGGCCTTGTAGTACGACGAGAGCGAGGAGGTCTTGACCTTCTTGCCGAAGAGGTCGACGTGCCCTGATCTCAGCTCGGCGTAGCTGACCTCGGCCATGGGCTTGCGGTTGCGGGACTGGATCGAGTAGTCCAGGACCGGCGCGAAGATCTTGTCGTCGGTGATCGACGCGGACCTCATGAGGTCCTCGTCCAGTATGGGGATGGGGACCCCGATGCCGATGCCCAGGGTGGTCCCGTAGCCGGTGAAGCTGAGGGCCCGCACGAACTCGTCGCTCATGCCGTTGAGGTCGCCGATCACCGCCAGCGCCCTGGCCGAGGAGGCCGGCACCCCGTTCCTCACCGGAACGTTGGTCTTGTACTGCGTCCCTTCCCATGCCACGTACCCGATGCCCCCGCCCAGGAAGATCCTGGTGCCCATGCCGATGGTGCGCAGCTGGGGGTCCTTGAGCAAGGGAGAGAGCTGGCCGGCGCTGCTGTACGTCACGTTGCCGTAGCTCGGCAGAAGCTCGCCCATGTAGGTGTACAGCGTCTTCTCCGACGAGTTGGTGGCAACGCCGTAGTTCTGGTACATGTTCCTGGGATTATACATGTACGCCTGGTTCACCGTCTTCAGTGAGATGTAGGTGTCGATGTCCTTGCGGGGGTAGCAATCAGTGCCGTACGCGGTGGCTCGCAGGTGCACCGCCTCCCCCTTGATCAGGGACTCGATGACATGCGCTCCCCCATAGTCCAGCTTCATGTCCTCTTTCAGCTCCGTCGCCCCGATGTACGCGTCGACGGCGGCCAGTCCGGTATAGGCCGGGACGTCGTTCAGCCACACCTTGGACATCTTGATCGGCGGCTCGGAGTGCCCGAAGTTGATGAACGCGCCGGAGGAGCACATGGCGCCGAAGGTGCCAGTGGTCACGACATCGACCTCCTTGGCCGCCTTCTCGACTCCCTTCTCCTCCACCAAGCGGATGGCTTCTTCCGCCGTCAGAACTACGGCGTCGCCCTTCGCGATCTTGGCGTTTATCTCCTCATAGGTCCTCAGCAACGTATCACCTTTTACAGCAGTCTCCTGGCCAGGGCGAGTTCGGCGTTGAGCACCGAGCCTCCCGCCCCGCCGCGGATGGTGTTGTGGGACAGCACGAACATCTTGAAGTAGTTGTCCTTTTTCCGTACGCGGCCCACCACCGCGGCCATCCCCGCGGCCCGGGCGGGCTCGCCGGCGTTCACGTCGATGGCCGGCTGGGGGCGGTTATCCTCCCTCCTGACGATGACCGGCCTGACGGGAGCGGTGGGCAGCCTCAGCTTCTGCGGCTCGGCGGCAAAGGTCTCCAGGGCCTTGATCATGCCCTCGACGTCGGCGTCCTCGGAGGTCTGCAGCACCAGCGATTCCAGGTGGCCGTCGACGACCGGCACGCGGGCACAGTTGGCCAGCACCTGCACCGGAGAGTACGCGAACTTGCCGTCATTCACTGTGCCAAGGATCTTGGCCAGCTCCATCTCCATTTTCTCCTCCTCGCTCTTGATGAAGGGGACGATGTTGCCCATTATGTCCAGAGACGGTACCCCGGGGTACCCGGCCCCGGAAACGGCCTGGTACGTGGACACGCTGACGAACTTGAGGCCGAAGGCCACGTCCACCGCCTTCAGCGGCAGGGCGATCCCGGTGGTGGAGCAGTTGGCGTTGGTGACGATGTACCCGCCGTCGGCAAAGGTCCTCTGCTCCTTGACCATGTCCAGGTGGTCGGAGTTGCACTCCGGTATCAGCAGCGGAACGTCCGCTTCCATGCGGTGGGGCGCGGCGTTGGAGAAGACGGCGTTCCCGGCCCTGGCAAGCTGGGTCTCGAAGTCGCCGGCGATGTCGGTGGGCAGCCCGGAAAAGGAGACCCTGGCGGCCTTGGCGATCTTCTTGACGTCAAGCTGCTCAATCCTCGCCTCCAAGGTGTCCTCCTTGAACTGGTGGTCCTTGATCTTCAGGGTGTCGCCCAGCCTCTTGCCGTCGGACCTCTCCGAGGCGTACAGCCCGGCCATCTCGAACTGCGGGTGGTCCTCCAGAAGCTGGATGAACCTTTGGCCTATCATGCCTGTCGCCCCTAGGACGGCGACCTTGATCTTTGCCATCGTTATTATCCTCCGAAGTATTCCTTGCCTTCCCTCATCATCCGGTCGAAGGCCTCCCGGTCCCCTTTGGCCGCGGCGTCCTTGAGGTCGTCCACGGCCTTCTGCAGATAGGTCAGCGCCTCGTTGTTGAAGGGGTTCAGGTGCTGGATCTCATAGTAAAGCTGAGCGTTCTCCGACGCCACCCCCCTGGCCGTCTCGGCCTGGCGGCGGAAGGTGGTGGAGGCGGCCCGGTTGAGGTCGCCGTAGCTCTTGCCGCTCTGGTTGAGGGCCTCGGCGAAAGCGATGTTGACGGCGTGGCTCATTCCCAGCACGTACGCCATGAGGGGGTCGTGCTCCTCCACTTCGATGGGTATGAGGTTGGCCCCGTCCATCAGCTCCCGGGCGCGGTTCGACGCGGACGGGGAGCCGCAGTCGCACACCACCACGTTGCGGTCGATGATGGAGGCGGTCTCCGGCCCGAACATGGGATGGACCGAGCAGACCTCCAGGCCGTCAGCGGCAGCATTCCGGAGGGTGCCTAGGAGCGGCGCCTTGATGGAAGCGATGTCGAAGACCAGCGCCTTGGGCTGGAGGGCCAGGATGCTCTTCAGCACCTCCTCGGTAGTGGAAATGGGCACCGCCACCACGATGACCTCGGCGTCCTTGACGCCCTTGTCCAGGTCCCTCTCCACCGGGAACTTGTCATTGTCCCCGCTGTCGTAGATCCTGATCTTATGGCCCCTGGCGGCGAAGAAGCGGCACATCCAGTCGCCCATCTTGCCGTTCCCGCCGACCACCAATATGCGCTTGGACAGGGCCGGGCGGGGGATCCTCCCCTGCTGCTCTATGGACTCGTGGATGAGCAGGGTGGCGATCTCGCTGGCCGATTCAGCGGACATCCCGAACTCCTTGGCCCTTTCCACGTAGCGGGCCACGACCTTCTCTTCCACCGCCGGCGCGCGCAGGGGGATGCCGTCGGCAGCCTTCATCTGCCCCATCTCCACCGCCGCGGCCGTTCGGTTGGCCATCATGCGCAGGATCTCATAGTCTATCTTCTCGATCCTCTTCCGGATGTCCTCGATGCTCTCACGCAATGAAATCGCCTCTCAGGCATAGGTCTGCCAATACTAAAGCTGTGGCGGCCTCCACCACCACTACTGCTCGGGGCACGATGCAGGGATCGTGCCTCCCTTCCACCTTTATGGTGGTGTCCTCCATTCGTTCCAGGTCCACGCTCCTCTGCTCCATGGATATGGACGCGGTGGGCTTGAACGCCACCTTGAAGTCCAGCGGCATGCTGTTCGATAGGCCGCCCAGCACCCCCCCGGCATTGTTCGTGACGGTCTGAATGTCCCCGTTGACCACGGTGAATATGTCGTTGTGCTCGGAGCCGCGCATCTCCGCGGCGCGGAATCCCACCCCGAACTCGACGCCCTTCACCCCGGGGATGGCGAAGATCATCTTGGCCAGTTCGCCCTCCAGCGTGTCGAAGAAAGGCTCCCCCACTCCGATCGGAAGCCCCAAGGTCAGGCAGCGGACCACCCCGCCCACACTGTCCCCTTCCTCCTTGGCCTCCATGATCTCGTGGATCATATCCAGGGCGATGGCCGGGTCGGCGGCCCTCACGGGGTTCTCCCTCGCTGCCCTCCGCACCTCCTTGAAGGTGCGGTCCTCCTCGTCCACTACCTTCCCGAGCCTCTGGGTGTACGCGGCCGTCTGCACTCCCAGCGAGCGCAGCATCTCTTTGGCCACCGCGCCTGCTGCCACGAGCGGCGCGGTCATGCGGCCGGAGAACTGCCCTCCCCCGCGGATGTCGTGCGAGGCCCCGTACTTCCTGAGGGCGGTGAGGTCGGCATGGCCGGGGCGGGGAACGACCTTGAACTTCTCGTACTTGCTGGAATCGGTGTCCCCGTTGGCGATGAAGATGACGATGGGAGCCCCGGTGCTGGAGCCGTCCTTGGTCCCGGCGAGCAGCTCCACCCTGTCCGCCTCCTGCCTAGGCGTCCCCAGCGCTCCCGACGGGCGGCGCAGGTCCACCTCTCTCTGCAGGTCGTCAAGATCGACCTCTATACCCGCCGGCACCCCGTCCAGCACACACCCTATCCCGGGGCCGTGGCTGGAGCCGAATATGGTCACTCTCAGCGCGGTGCCGATGGTATTCATCCCGACGCCCCCACGTCGGCCCCCAGGGCCTTGAGGTGCTCCAGGAACCGGGGGTAGGAGACGTCGTAGCAGCTCCCGTCGGATATGGCGGTCGGCCCTTCCGCCACCAGGCCCGCCACGGCCGCCGACATCAGGATGCGGTGGTCGCCCAGCGGGCTGATGTTCTTGCCCTTCAGCTTGGCGGGGCCCTTGACCACGCATCCGTCGGCGGTGGCCTCGATGTCGGCCCCCATGGCTTTGAGGAATGAGGTGACGGCGGCGATGCGGTCGCTCTCCTTGAACCTGAGGTGCTCGGCGTTGGTGAGGCGCGTGGTCCCTTCGGCCTGGGTCGCCAGCACCGCCACTATGGGGAACAGGTCGGGGCAGTCACCCATGTTCACGTCCATGGCCGCCAGCGCGCCCTTCTCCACGGTGACGGCGTCGCCGACCCTCTTCACCGGGGCCCCGAAATCGCCCAGGATCTCCAGGATCCTCCTGTCGCCCTGAGGGTCGTGGGGGTCGAGGCCGCTGACGGTCACCTTCCCGGTCAGCGCGGCGGCCGCCAGGGGGAACGCGGCCGAGGAATAGTCCCCTGGAACGGCATAGTCCAGGGAGCGGTACGACTGTCCTCCCAGGACCCGGTAGCCGTTCTTGGTCTCGTAACATATCGCCCCGAACTTGGACATCATGTCCACGGTGATGTCCACGTACGGCTTGGACTTAAGG
The DNA window shown above is from Methanomassiliicoccus luminyensis B10 and carries:
- a CDS encoding ComEC/Rec2 family competence protein; translation: MLFAVMLLCAAAFAYVRLGGPLGSPPDGPPAAPDIVRVNQSAQSIYFGDLSPEPSVGDLSFRLYGPGMGHGDRGASSAGPVNGTYLMEDVLPTVDLLFRDLNNDSAVSKGEYLTVQDTDGPLATGIWHLEMSYPGHAAGNVTFTFRVLPEGTSYQENVRVDFIDVGQGDAELITTSDGKVVLIDAGTRSYSTLLSYLQGRSVTALDAFILTHPDADHIGGADEVLEQLEVRSVYHPGVPLPAQNTTTYRDFLAAAQAEGCPIFTDEDLDPGDYLNISVTEDFRLLTINAAADDTNDASIVVRMTAESRSFLFTGDIGAEVEAWLVEHYSYDLDVDVLKAAHHGSRYSSSDEFLNAVTPDIAIIEVGAGNSYGHPHAEAVDRLTAHGATIVRTDLAGTYVITVAGAVIS
- a CDS encoding UPF0280 family protein; its protein translation is MRKHFEVGETAVTIVADEQFVPVAEASIFRSRQTIQRFIRQDPLFRLTLEPYPAPEGADPLIVRMCEAAASAGVGPMASVAGAIAERAVRDMCEAGAERAIVDNGGDVALLLNESASIGLYAGEHVRGIGFAVPPREGVFGMCTSSATIGPSISFGVADAATVISANVTLADACATRLGNLVTVRSEESLRAALDDVTAIAGVEGALVVAGDLMAMKGKLPPLTRMECERSKIAKIELSTDL
- a CDS encoding NIL domain-containing protein, whose amino-acid sequence is MPKKKVELRFTPEKANEPVAYALVKEFDLKFNILKAEVKVDGGQLLIEVEGTPAQLSKGVAYLQDMGVLVRELNEFVTKDDTRCTHCGACVSICPAEAMELDRGTWKVEFRSDRCIACGMCITACPPGAMRLKV
- a CDS encoding homocysteine biosynthesis protein — protein: MLRTYEEINAKIAKGDAVVLTAEEAIRLVEEKGVEKAAKEVDVVTTGTFGAMCSSGAFINFGHSEPPIKMSKVWLNDVPAYTGLAAVDAYIGATELKEDMKLDYGGAHVIESLIKGEAVHLRATAYGTDCYPRKDIDTYISLKTVNQAYMYNPRNMYQNYGVATNSSEKTLYTYMGELLPSYGNVTYSSAGQLSPLLKDPQLRTIGMGTRIFLGGGIGYVAWEGTQYKTNVPVRNGVPASSARALAVIGDLNGMSDEFVRALSFTGYGTTLGIGIGVPIPILDEDLMRSASITDDKIFAPVLDYSIQSRNRKPMAEVSYAELRSGHVDLFGKKVKTSSLSSYYKARIIADKLKKMIADREFTLTPPVEVLPKERVQKPLDVRSREEVL
- the asd gene encoding aspartate-semialdehyde dehydrogenase, coding for MAKIKVAVLGATGMIGQRFIQLLEDHPQFEMAGLYASERSDGKRLGDTLKIKDHQFKEDTLEARIEQLDVKKIAKAARVSFSGLPTDIAGDFETQLARAGNAVFSNAAPHRMEADVPLLIPECNSDHLDMVKEQRTFADGGYIVTNANCSTTGIALPLKAVDVAFGLKFVSVSTYQAVSGAGYPGVPSLDIMGNIVPFIKSEEEKMEMELAKILGTVNDGKFAYSPVQVLANCARVPVVDGHLESLVLQTSEDADVEGMIKALETFAAEPQKLRLPTAPVRPVIVRREDNRPQPAIDVNAGEPARAAGMAAVVGRVRKKDNYFKMFVLSHNTIRGGAGGSVLNAELALARRLL
- a CDS encoding bifunctional chorismate mutase/prephenate dehydrogenase — its product is MRESIEDIRKRIEKIDYEILRMMANRTAAAVEMGQMKAADGIPLRAPAVEEKVVARYVERAKEFGMSAESASEIATLLIHESIEQQGRIPRPALSKRILVVGGNGKMGDWMCRFFAARGHKIRIYDSGDNDKFPVERDLDKGVKDAEVIVVAVPISTTEEVLKSILALQPKALVFDIASIKAPLLGTLRNAAADGLEVCSVHPMFGPETASIIDRNVVVCDCGSPSASNRARELMDGANLIPIEVEEHDPLMAYVLGMSHAVNIAFAEALNQSGKSYGDLNRAASTTFRRQAETARGVASENAQLYYEIQHLNPFNNEALTYLQKAVDDLKDAAAKGDREAFDRMMREGKEYFGG
- the aroC gene encoding chorismate synthase — translated: MNTIGTALRVTIFGSSHGPGIGCVLDGVPAGIEVDLDDLQREVDLRRPSGALGTPRQEADRVELLAGTKDGSSTGAPIVIFIANGDTDSSKYEKFKVVPRPGHADLTALRKYGASHDIRGGGQFSGRMTAPLVAAGAVAKEMLRSLGVQTAAYTQRLGKVVDEEDRTFKEVRRAARENPVRAADPAIALDMIHEIMEAKEEGDSVGGVVRCLTLGLPIGVGEPFFDTLEGELAKMIFAIPGVKGVEFGVGFRAAEMRGSEHNDIFTVVNGDIQTVTNNAGGVLGGLSNSMPLDFKVAFKPTASISMEQRSVDLERMEDTTIKVEGRHDPCIVPRAVVVVEAATALVLADLCLRGDFIA
- the aroA gene encoding 3-phosphoshikimate 1-carboxyvinyltransferase, yielding MKLQVRPSNVSGAIAAPPSKSYTHRALVLAALAKGDSRLSNMLLSEDTMATLKGVEALGAIIDAEGDACTVRGGRLKAPSGEIDCRNSGTTIRLLAGVASLLPYNVTLTGDASLQSRPMKPLLNALNELGVKAVSARGDGMAPLIIRGPNKGRWAHIKGDISSQFISSLLISSILKERDTEIVITTPLKSKPYVDITVDMMSKFGAICYETKNGYRVLGGQSYRSLDYAVPGDYSSAAFPLAAAALTGKVTVSGLDPHDPQGDRRILEILGDFGAPVKRVGDAVTVEKGALAAMDVNMGDCPDLFPIVAVLATQAEGTTRLTNAEHLRFKESDRIAAVTSFLKAMGADIEATADGCVVKGPAKLKGKNISPLGDHRILMSAAVAGLVAEGPTAISDGSCYDVSYPRFLEHLKALGADVGASG